In Nonomuraea sp. NBC_00507, the following are encoded in one genomic region:
- a CDS encoding aminoglycoside adenylyltransferase domain-containing protein: MTPHPKIDAIVETYLSVADAAAPGLIEGLYLEGSAALDDYRPATSDVDFVAVTAAGPPIETLERIHTSLGAHPFEGVYVTWDDLRRNPLDLGARPQAHAGKLNPQGGLNPVTWHTLARHGVTCRGPKAGELDIWTDPAVLAAWTDANLDRYWRRLVTRASHLFSPWGLASLGPYATVWIVTGVSRLHYTLATGELTSKTGAARHARKTFPERWHRVIDEALRLRADDTAEPSLGCLVSGLGEHFGTPRRSLYGSPFERRHDVLDFADQAIKAAHDLYTAGD; this comes from the coding sequence ATGACGCCCCACCCGAAGATCGACGCGATTGTCGAGACATACCTGTCAGTGGCCGACGCGGCGGCTCCCGGGCTCATCGAAGGGCTCTACCTCGAGGGGTCGGCGGCGCTGGATGACTACCGGCCGGCCACGAGCGACGTGGACTTCGTCGCGGTCACGGCCGCCGGGCCGCCGATCGAGACGCTGGAGCGCATCCACACCAGCCTCGGCGCCCACCCGTTCGAAGGCGTCTACGTGACCTGGGACGACCTGCGCCGCAACCCCTTGGACCTCGGGGCGCGCCCGCAGGCCCACGCCGGCAAGCTCAACCCCCAGGGCGGCCTCAACCCGGTCACCTGGCATACGCTGGCCCGCCACGGGGTGACCTGCCGCGGTCCCAAGGCGGGGGAGCTCGACATCTGGACCGATCCTGCCGTCCTCGCCGCCTGGACCGACGCCAACCTCGACCGCTACTGGCGGCGCCTGGTGACCCGGGCTTCCCACCTGTTTTCGCCGTGGGGGCTGGCATCGCTGGGCCCGTACGCCACCGTGTGGATCGTCACGGGCGTCTCCCGGCTGCACTACACGCTCGCGACGGGCGAGCTCACGTCCAAGACGGGCGCGGCGCGGCATGCGCGGAAAACGTTCCCCGAGCGCTGGCACCGCGTGATCGACGAGGCGCTGCGGCTGCGGGCGGACGACACCGCGGAGCCCTCGCTCGGGTGCTTGGTCTCGGGGCTGGGTGAGCACTTCGGCACACCCCGGCGCTCGCTGTACGGCTCCCCGTTCGAACGGCGGCATGACGTGCTCGACTTCGCGGACCAGGCGATCAAGGCCGCGCACGACCTGTACACCGCTGGGGATTGA
- a CDS encoding TIGR03557 family F420-dependent LLM class oxidoreductase: MVQIGYTLMSEQTPARELVDYAATAERIGFDYAVISDHYFPWLEEMGHSPYCWSVLGAAAQVTERLPLMTYVTCPIMRYHPAVVAQKAATMGVLSHGRFTLGLGAGENLNEHVIGEGWPPVDTRHRMFAEAIQIIKELFGGGYVTYQGEFFDVDSAKLYDLPDERVPIGIAASGGQSAEIAAEYGDLLVVNEPMPDVVRQFNAAGGQGKPVYGQLALAYDTDPEAAERRAHQLWRWAAAGWKVMAELPAPVNFAAAAGTVRPEDVAHSVPCGNDVDAVVQGVQKFADAGYTHVALVQIGHDQQQPFFDWAEKELLPALRTL; encoded by the coding sequence ATGGTGCAAATCGGCTACACCTTGATGTCCGAACAGACCCCGGCCCGCGAGCTCGTGGACTACGCCGCGACAGCCGAGCGGATCGGCTTCGACTACGCGGTCATCTCCGACCACTACTTCCCGTGGCTCGAGGAGATGGGACATTCCCCCTACTGCTGGTCGGTGCTCGGCGCGGCGGCCCAGGTCACCGAGCGGCTGCCGCTCATGACGTACGTGACCTGCCCCATCATGCGGTACCACCCGGCCGTGGTGGCGCAGAAGGCCGCGACGATGGGCGTGCTGAGCCACGGCAGGTTCACGCTGGGCCTCGGCGCGGGCGAGAACCTGAACGAGCACGTCATCGGCGAGGGGTGGCCGCCCGTGGACACCAGGCACCGGATGTTCGCCGAGGCCATCCAGATCATCAAGGAGCTGTTCGGCGGCGGCTACGTGACCTACCAAGGCGAATTCTTCGACGTGGACTCGGCCAAGCTCTACGACCTGCCGGACGAGCGGGTGCCGATCGGCATCGCCGCCTCGGGGGGCCAGTCGGCGGAGATCGCCGCCGAGTACGGCGACCTGCTGGTCGTCAACGAGCCGATGCCGGACGTCGTCCGGCAGTTCAACGCCGCGGGCGGCCAGGGCAAGCCGGTCTACGGCCAGCTCGCGCTCGCCTACGACACCGACCCCGAGGCCGCAGAACGGCGCGCCCACCAGCTGTGGCGCTGGGCCGCGGCCGGTTGGAAGGTCATGGCCGAGCTGCCCGCGCCGGTGAACTTCGCCGCCGCGGCCGGCACGGTACGCCCTGAGGACGTGGCCCACAGCGTGCCGTGCGGCAACGACGTGGACGCGGTCGTCCAGGGGGTCCAGAAGTTCGCCGACGCGGGCTACACGCACGTGGCGCTGGTCCAGATCGGCCACGACCAGCAGCAGCCCTTCTTCGACTGGGCGGAGAAGGAACTGCTCCCGGCCCTGCGCACCCTCTGA
- a CDS encoding MalY/PatB family protein, whose protein sequence is MDLPTAPEVIEALRRRAGTDLGYPAWLDKPNAGPLAEAFAERMAGRYGWSPDPSQVRSFNDLNQALQVLLHVWTKPGDGVAVHTPAYHPFLTTLQVMDRPLHAIQAEPDGDSWRFEVPDLSGCRVLLLVNPHNPTGRVFTREELTHLAEQAERHDLLVIADEIHADLTFEPHRHIPFATILPERTVTLTSATKAFNLGGIRLSVAHLGHQGVRKALEAQPPFLYGSANLFGVEATVAAWRHGDAWLDGVRLLLDRHRHTIAARLPATFGYRIPQATYLAWLHVGRTGMAEVIEREAKVLLTDGAGFGPGGAEYVRLNFATSEPVLAEILNRLSRLR, encoded by the coding sequence ATGGACCTGCCCACCGCGCCCGAGGTCATCGAGGCGCTGCGCCGGCGGGCCGGCACCGACCTCGGCTACCCGGCCTGGCTGGACAAGCCCAACGCGGGGCCGCTGGCCGAGGCGTTCGCCGAGCGCATGGCGGGCCGGTACGGCTGGTCGCCCGACCCGTCGCAGGTACGTTCGTTCAACGACCTCAACCAGGCACTCCAGGTCCTGCTCCACGTCTGGACCAAGCCCGGCGACGGGGTGGCCGTGCACACTCCCGCCTACCATCCGTTCCTCACGACGCTGCAGGTCATGGACCGCCCCTTGCACGCCATCCAGGCCGAGCCCGACGGCGATTCGTGGCGCTTCGAGGTGCCCGACCTGTCGGGCTGCCGGGTGCTGCTCTTGGTCAACCCGCACAATCCGACCGGCCGGGTGTTCACTCGCGAGGAGCTGACCCACCTGGCCGAGCAGGCCGAACGCCACGATCTGCTCGTGATCGCGGACGAGATCCACGCCGACCTGACCTTCGAGCCGCACCGGCACATCCCGTTCGCCACGATCCTCCCCGAACGCACCGTCACCCTCACGTCCGCGACGAAGGCGTTCAACCTGGGCGGCATCCGCCTCTCGGTCGCCCACCTCGGGCACCAGGGGGTCCGCAAAGCCCTGGAGGCGCAGCCGCCCTTCCTGTACGGCTCCGCCAACCTGTTCGGGGTCGAGGCGACGGTGGCGGCGTGGCGGCACGGCGACGCCTGGTTGGACGGGGTTCGCCTCCTGCTGGATCGTCACCGGCACACGATCGCCGCCCGCCTGCCCGCCACCTTCGGCTATCGGATTCCCCAGGCGACGTATCTGGCGTGGCTGCATGTGGGGCGGACGGGGATGGCGGAGGTCATCGAACGGGAGGCCAAGGTGCTGCTGACGGACGGGGCGGGCTTCGGGCCCGGTGGGGCGGAGTACGTCCGCCTGAACTTCGCCACCAGCGAGCCCGTCCTCGCCGAGATCCTCAACCGCCTGTCCCGCCTCCGCTGA
- the leuS gene encoding leucine--tRNA ligase gives MGPNQARRTVAVSEYDPQALQAKWLQRWEEQEPFRASEEPADPRERRYMLDMFPYPSGDLHMGHGEVFAIGDVVARYWMQKGYNVLHPIGWDSFGLPAENAAIKRNAHPAEWTYANIETQAHSFKRYGISFDWSRRLHTSDPDYYRWNQWLFNRFFERGLAYRKGGLVNWCPNDQTVLANEQVVAGKCERCGADVIRRELTQWYFKITDYAQRLLDDMDQLTGWPERLLTMQRNWIGRSEGADVLFTIEGREEPVHVYTTRPDTLFGATFFVVAADAALADEIVTDEWREAFEAYRTEVARLSDIERLATDKEKTGVFLGRYAINPVNGERIPVWAADYVLSDYGHGAIMAVPAHDQRDLDFALKFDLPVKVVVHTGLADPGETGEATPGEGTLVNSGPLDGLEKAEAIRKIIEVLEAEGKGTGAINFRLRDWLLSRQRYWGTPIPIIHCPDCGEVPVPDEQLPVTLPDLRGEALSPKGVSPLASATDWVNVECPKCGGRAQRDTDTMDTFVDSSWYFLRYCSPGYTDGPFDVEQVRKWGPIDQYVGGIEHAVLHLLYSRFFTKVLHDMGMLDFSEPFQRMLNQGQVINGGKAMSKSLGNGVDLGQQIDDFGVDAVRLTMVFAGPPEDDIDWADVSPLASQKFLARALRVMSEVTSEPGVAVEGGDVELRKVTHRTIDEVTRQIDSYKFNVAVARMMELTSAARRAIDVGPGPADPAVREAAETLAIMLSLVAPYTAEEGWERLGRTGPVAFGGWPSADPVLLVQESVTCVVQVAGKVRDRLEVSPDITEQELRELALASEKVSAYLTGMPRKVIVRAPKLVNIVP, from the coding sequence ATGGGTCCGAATCAAGCCAGAAGGACAGTAGCCGTGAGTGAGTACGACCCGCAGGCGCTGCAGGCCAAGTGGCTGCAGCGCTGGGAGGAGCAGGAGCCCTTCCGGGCGAGCGAAGAGCCCGCCGACCCCCGCGAGCGGCGCTACATGCTCGACATGTTCCCCTACCCGTCGGGTGACCTCCACATGGGCCACGGCGAGGTGTTCGCCATCGGCGACGTCGTCGCGCGCTACTGGATGCAAAAGGGCTACAACGTCCTGCACCCGATCGGCTGGGACTCCTTCGGCCTGCCCGCGGAGAACGCCGCGATCAAGCGCAACGCCCACCCGGCCGAGTGGACCTACGCCAACATCGAGACGCAGGCGCACTCGTTCAAGCGCTACGGGATCTCCTTCGACTGGTCGCGCCGCCTGCACACGAGCGACCCCGACTACTACCGCTGGAACCAGTGGCTGTTCAACCGCTTCTTCGAGCGTGGCCTGGCCTACCGCAAGGGCGGCCTGGTCAACTGGTGCCCCAACGACCAGACGGTGCTGGCCAACGAGCAGGTCGTGGCCGGAAAGTGCGAGCGCTGCGGCGCCGACGTCATCCGCCGCGAGCTGACGCAGTGGTACTTCAAGATCACTGACTACGCGCAGCGGCTGCTGGACGACATGGACCAGCTGACCGGCTGGCCGGAGCGGCTGCTGACCATGCAGCGCAACTGGATCGGCCGCTCCGAGGGCGCCGACGTGCTGTTCACGATCGAGGGCCGCGAGGAGCCGGTCCACGTCTACACGACGCGGCCCGACACGCTGTTCGGGGCCACGTTCTTCGTGGTCGCCGCGGACGCGGCGCTGGCCGACGAGATCGTCACCGACGAGTGGCGGGAAGCGTTCGAGGCCTACCGCACCGAGGTGGCCCGGCTGAGCGACATCGAGCGCCTGGCCACGGACAAGGAGAAGACCGGCGTCTTCCTGGGCCGCTACGCGATCAACCCGGTCAACGGCGAGCGCATCCCGGTCTGGGCGGCCGACTACGTGCTGTCCGACTACGGCCACGGCGCCATCATGGCCGTGCCCGCTCACGACCAGCGCGACCTGGACTTCGCGCTGAAGTTCGACCTGCCAGTGAAGGTGGTCGTGCACACCGGCCTGGCCGACCCGGGCGAGACCGGCGAGGCCACGCCCGGCGAGGGCACGCTGGTCAACTCCGGCCCGCTGGACGGGCTGGAGAAGGCCGAGGCCATCCGCAAGATCATCGAGGTCTTGGAGGCCGAGGGCAAGGGCACGGGCGCGATCAACTTCCGGCTGCGCGACTGGCTGCTGTCCCGGCAGCGTTACTGGGGCACGCCGATCCCGATCATTCACTGCCCCGACTGTGGCGAGGTCCCCGTCCCCGACGAGCAGCTGCCCGTCACGCTGCCCGACCTGCGCGGCGAGGCGCTGTCGCCCAAGGGCGTGTCCCCGCTGGCCAGTGCTACCGACTGGGTCAACGTCGAGTGCCCCAAGTGCGGCGGACGCGCCCAGCGCGACACCGACACGATGGACACGTTCGTCGACTCGTCCTGGTATTTCCTGCGTTACTGCTCGCCGGGCTACACCGACGGCCCGTTCGACGTCGAGCAGGTGCGCAAGTGGGGCCCGATCGACCAATATGTCGGCGGCATCGAGCACGCGGTGCTGCACCTGCTCTACTCCCGGTTCTTCACCAAGGTCCTGCACGACATGGGCATGCTGGACTTCAGCGAGCCCTTCCAACGCATGCTGAACCAGGGGCAGGTGATCAACGGCGGCAAGGCCATGTCGAAGTCCCTGGGCAATGGCGTGGACCTGGGCCAGCAGATCGACGACTTCGGCGTCGACGCCGTACGCCTGACCATGGTGTTCGCCGGGCCGCCCGAGGACGACATCGACTGGGCGGACGTCTCGCCGCTGGCCTCGCAGAAGTTCCTGGCCCGGGCCCTGCGCGTGATGTCGGAGGTGACCAGCGAGCCCGGCGTGGCAGTCGAGGGCGGCGACGTCGAGCTGCGCAAGGTCACCCACCGCACGATCGACGAGGTCACCCGGCAGATCGACTCCTACAAGTTCAACGTGGCAGTGGCGCGGATGATGGAGCTGACCTCGGCCGCGCGGCGGGCCATCGACGTGGGCCCCGGCCCCGCCGACCCCGCCGTCCGTGAGGCTGCGGAGACGCTGGCGATCATGCTGTCACTGGTGGCTCCCTATACCGCCGAGGAGGGCTGGGAGCGGCTGGGCCGCACCGGCCCCGTCGCCTTCGGCGGGTGGCCGAGCGCCGACCCCGTGCTGCTGGTGCAGGAGTCGGTCACCTGCGTGGTGCAGGTGGCGGGCAAGGTGCGTGACCGGCTGGAGGTGTCGCCGGACATCACCGAGCAGGAGCTGCGGGAGCTGGCCCTGGCCTCAGAGAAGGTGTCCGCCTACCTGACGGGCATGCCCCGCAAGGTGATCGTCCGGGCGCCCAAGCTGGTCAACATCGTCCCGTAG
- a CDS encoding S41 family peptidase, protein MTNGAYLRYPHLHGDLVTFVADDDVWLAPLAGGRAWRFTADRVPVSDPRFSPDGSHIAWTGGREGAPEVFAAEIDGPEGERLTHWGSDTTRVRGWTEDGAVLAISSTGQSHRVRNWAYAVPLDGGPGTRLPYGWASDVAVSDGRVATVSAMWREPSQWKRYRGGTAGKIWVDADGSGEFARLFADSTAQYWSVSWVGDRIVFLADLDGTGNLYSALPDGSDLRKHSSHEEFYARHATADGQRVIYSHAGDLWLLESLDAEPHRLDVRLGGPRPGRARRPAPTRVGSYAPDATGRASVVEIRGTAHWVPHRDGPAGALRVQPGVRVRLPRVLDGDGRAIWVSDVSGEDGLEIGTPGGEIRTLATGQLGRVLELEAAPDGKHAAVATHDGRLLVVDLESGGLRELDRTTQGDLSGLTFSPDSRWLAWEHPHQRPLSQIKMGRVDGTSVIDVTPVRFDDYDPVFTKDGKYLAFLSARTFDPVYDSHVFDMSFLYGCRPYIVPLQAGTPSPFDPSLQGRGFNGEDDKPNKDDKQDDAPPRTEVDPEGLGSRVVPVPVPAGRYGNLRTAKDALLWLRYPLTGQHGDEPSQEMVLERYDLKKRAKSELGKEVRSFQVSGDGTRLVTHGKNGLQTRAATEGDEVVTVDLDRITVQIDPVAEWRQGFHEAGRLMRDHFWRADMGGVDWQGVLDRYAPFVERIGAHSELIDLLWEAQGELGTSHAYAAAPNGGSDPRRRQGLLGADLTRDADGVWRVERILPGESSDHAARSPLLAPGVAVRPGDAIVAVGGRPVDPVRGPLALLAGTANQPIELTVRPASGGDPRRVVVSPIADETPLRYHDWVEGRRTLVREASDGRLGYLHVPDMVGTGWAQFHRDLRTEMAFDGLIVDVRHNGGGHLSELILEKLSRKVTGWARARGYEPRRYPMDSPRGPIVTITDEFAGSDGDIVSAGIKNRGIGSLVGTRTWGGVIGIDSRYNLVDGTRVTQPRYSFWLDGPGWGVENYGVDPDIEVVITPQDRAAGRDPQLDKAIELALAALAENPPATPPDLPPLP, encoded by the coding sequence GTGACGAACGGCGCATACCTGAGATATCCACATCTGCACGGTGACCTGGTCACCTTCGTAGCTGACGACGACGTTTGGCTGGCTCCCCTCGCGGGGGGAAGGGCCTGGCGCTTCACCGCCGATCGGGTGCCGGTGTCGGATCCGCGGTTCTCGCCCGACGGCAGCCACATCGCGTGGACCGGCGGCAGGGAGGGTGCCCCGGAGGTGTTCGCGGCCGAGATCGACGGACCCGAGGGGGAGCGGCTGACCCACTGGGGCAGCGACACGACCCGGGTGCGCGGGTGGACCGAGGACGGAGCCGTGCTGGCGATCAGCTCGACGGGGCAGAGCCATCGCGTCAGGAACTGGGCCTACGCGGTGCCGCTCGACGGGGGACCGGGGACGCGGCTGCCGTACGGATGGGCCAGCGACGTCGCCGTCAGCGACGGGCGGGTCGCCACCGTGTCGGCGATGTGGCGCGAGCCGTCGCAGTGGAAGCGATACCGGGGCGGGACCGCGGGCAAGATCTGGGTGGACGCCGACGGGAGCGGGGAGTTCGCCCGGTTGTTCGCCGACAGCACGGCGCAATACTGGTCCGTCAGCTGGGTGGGGGACAGGATCGTCTTCCTGGCCGACCTCGACGGGACCGGGAACCTCTACTCCGCCCTGCCGGACGGCTCCGACCTGCGCAAGCACAGTTCCCACGAGGAGTTCTACGCCCGCCACGCCACCGCCGACGGACAGCGGGTGATCTACAGCCACGCCGGGGACCTGTGGTTGCTGGAGAGCCTGGACGCGGAGCCTCACCGGCTGGATGTCCGGCTCGGCGGGCCGAGGCCGGGACGGGCCAGGCGGCCGGCGCCCACGCGGGTCGGCTCCTACGCGCCCGACGCCACCGGGCGGGCCAGCGTGGTCGAGATCCGCGGCACCGCGCACTGGGTGCCCCACCGTGACGGCCCGGCGGGTGCGCTGCGTGTCCAGCCGGGCGTTCGCGTACGGCTGCCGCGCGTTCTCGACGGCGACGGGCGCGCCATCTGGGTGTCGGACGTCAGCGGCGAGGACGGGCTGGAGATCGGCACGCCCGGCGGCGAGATACGCACGCTGGCCACCGGGCAGCTCGGCCGGGTGCTGGAGCTGGAGGCCGCGCCCGACGGCAAACACGCGGCCGTCGCCACGCACGACGGGCGGTTGCTGGTCGTCGACCTCGAGTCCGGCGGCCTCCGGGAGCTCGACCGCACCACGCAGGGAGACCTCAGCGGACTGACGTTCTCGCCCGACTCGCGCTGGCTGGCCTGGGAGCATCCGCACCAGCGCCCGCTGTCGCAGATCAAGATGGGGCGGGTGGACGGCACGTCGGTGATCGACGTGACGCCGGTGCGGTTCGACGACTACGACCCGGTCTTCACCAAGGACGGCAAGTATCTGGCGTTCCTGTCAGCGCGGACGTTCGACCCCGTGTACGACTCCCACGTCTTCGACATGTCCTTCCTCTACGGGTGCCGGCCGTACATCGTGCCGCTGCAGGCCGGCACGCCGTCGCCATTCGACCCGTCGCTGCAGGGGCGGGGCTTCAACGGCGAGGACGACAAGCCGAACAAGGACGACAAGCAGGACGACGCGCCGCCGCGGACCGAGGTGGACCCTGAAGGGCTCGGCTCGCGCGTGGTGCCCGTGCCGGTGCCCGCCGGACGCTACGGCAACCTGCGCACCGCCAAGGACGCCCTGCTCTGGCTGCGATACCCGCTCACCGGGCAGCACGGGGACGAGCCGTCGCAGGAGATGGTGCTGGAGCGATACGACCTGAAGAAGCGGGCCAAGAGCGAGCTGGGCAAGGAAGTGCGCTCGTTCCAGGTCAGCGGCGACGGCACCAGGCTCGTCACCCATGGCAAGAACGGCCTGCAGACCCGCGCCGCCACCGAGGGCGACGAGGTCGTCACCGTCGACCTGGACCGGATCACCGTCCAGATCGACCCGGTCGCCGAGTGGCGGCAGGGCTTCCACGAGGCCGGTCGGCTCATGCGCGACCACTTCTGGCGTGCGGACATGGGCGGCGTCGACTGGCAGGGCGTGCTCGACCGGTACGCGCCGTTCGTCGAGCGCATCGGCGCCCACTCGGAGCTGATCGACCTGCTCTGGGAGGCACAGGGCGAGCTGGGCACCTCCCACGCCTACGCCGCCGCCCCCAACGGCGGCTCCGACCCGCGCCGCCGCCAAGGGCTACTCGGCGCCGACCTGACCAGGGACGCCGACGGCGTGTGGCGGGTCGAGCGCATCCTGCCCGGCGAGTCCTCCGACCACGCCGCCCGCTCGCCCCTGCTCGCCCCCGGCGTCGCCGTCCGTCCGGGCGACGCGATCGTCGCGGTGGGCGGGCGTCCGGTCGATCCCGTACGCGGGCCGCTCGCCCTCCTGGCCGGCACCGCGAACCAGCCCATCGAGCTCACCGTCCGGCCCGCCTCCGGCGGCGACCCGCGCCGCGTCGTGGTCAGCCCGATCGCGGACGAGACGCCGCTGCGTTACCACGACTGGGTGGAGGGCCGGCGGACGCTGGTGCGGGAGGCGTCGGACGGGCGGCTCGGGTATCTGCACGTGCCGGACATGGTGGGGACGGGGTGGGCCCAGTTCCATCGCGACCTGCGTACCGAGATGGCCTTCGACGGGCTGATCGTGGACGTGCGGCACAACGGCGGTGGGCACCTGTCGGAACTGATCCTGGAGAAGCTGTCCCGCAAGGTCACCGGGTGGGCGCGGGCGCGCGGGTACGAACCCCGGCGGTATCCGATGGACTCCCCGCGGGGACCGATCGTGACGATCACAGACGAATTCGCGGGCTCGGACGGGGACATCGTGAGCGCGGGGATCAAGAACCGCGGCATCGGGTCGCTGGTGGGGACGCGGACGTGGGGCGGGGTGATCGGGATCGACTCCCGGTACAACCTGGTCGACGGGACCCGGGTCACCCAGCCCCGGTACTCGTTCTGGCTCGACGGGCCTGGATGGGGCGTGGAGAACTATGGGGTTGATCCGGACATCGAGGTGGTGATCACGCCGCAGGATCGGGCGGCGGGGCGGGATCCGCAGCTGGACAAGGCGATCGAGCTCGCGCTCGCCGCCCTGGCGGAGAACCCGCCCGCCACCCCGCCCGACCTGCCACCCCTGCCCTGA
- a CDS encoding glycoside hydrolase family 43 protein — protein MRTRGVTRKALTGVVALLAAIAAVVFAPGAAHAAGPAPHYLMTAFTNSSESNMYVYDSANATTFSLVRANAYTPPSGLIRDPSVLRHTDGYYYLVYTTNWTGDTIGFARSADSVTWTFLRNVTVGLNGATGSTWAPEWFRDSDGSVHVIYSASTTGTAGQFRPYRITATNSALSSWSAPTPLGIPANYIDSFVVKVGSTYHNFLKNETTKYIEHATATSLNGPWQFTGTGNWAGWGSGLEGPALTRLPDGRWRIYFDNYTGGRYYYADSSNLTSFGARVELAGLSGTARHFTVLREDVGDTTAVPTGNRSLRSANFPDRYVRHRDYLAYVDPLNSASPLADRRDATFAVVAGLAHAGCYSFQAVNQPGYYLRHYNMRLTLQRDDGSAIFKSDATYCGRAGLAGGGTISFESYNLPGRYLRHYNYEMRLDLWASGSVFAGDASYTVTSPLS, from the coding sequence ATGCGTACACGTGGAGTCACTCGAAAGGCGTTAACCGGCGTCGTCGCGCTGCTCGCCGCCATCGCGGCCGTCGTGTTCGCACCCGGGGCGGCCCACGCCGCCGGGCCGGCGCCGCACTACCTGATGACCGCGTTCACCAACAGCAGCGAGTCCAACATGTACGTCTACGACTCGGCGAACGCCACCACCTTCTCGCTCGTCCGCGCCAACGCCTACACCCCGCCGTCCGGCCTGATCCGCGACCCGAGCGTGCTGCGGCACACCGACGGCTACTACTACCTCGTCTACACCACCAACTGGACCGGCGACACCATCGGCTTCGCCCGCAGCGCCGACTCCGTGACCTGGACCTTTCTCCGCAACGTCACCGTCGGCCTGAACGGCGCCACCGGCAGTACCTGGGCGCCGGAGTGGTTCAGGGACTCCGACGGCAGCGTCCACGTGATCTACTCGGCGTCGACGACGGGCACGGCAGGGCAATTCCGGCCCTACCGGATCACTGCCACGAACAGCGCCTTGTCGTCGTGGAGCGCCCCGACGCCCCTGGGCATTCCGGCGAACTACATCGACAGCTTCGTCGTCAAGGTGGGCTCCACGTACCACAACTTCCTCAAGAACGAGACGACCAAGTACATCGAGCACGCCACCGCCACCTCGCTCAACGGCCCCTGGCAGTTCACCGGCACCGGGAACTGGGCCGGCTGGGGCTCGGGCCTGGAGGGCCCGGCGCTGACGCGGCTGCCGGACGGCCGGTGGCGGATCTACTTCGACAACTACACCGGCGGTCGCTACTACTACGCCGACAGCTCGAACCTGACCTCGTTCGGCGCCAGGGTCGAGCTGGCCGGCCTGTCCGGCACCGCCAGGCACTTCACCGTGCTGCGGGAGGACGTCGGCGACACGACCGCGGTGCCCACCGGCAACCGCTCGCTGCGCTCGGCCAACTTCCCCGACCGGTACGTACGCCACCGCGACTACCTGGCCTACGTGGACCCGCTCAACTCCGCCAGTCCGCTCGCCGACCGCAGGGACGCCACGTTCGCCGTCGTCGCCGGGCTGGCGCATGCCGGCTGCTACTCCTTCCAGGCCGTCAACCAGCCCGGCTACTACCTGCGGCATTACAACATGCGGCTGACCCTGCAACGGGACGACGGGTCGGCGATCTTCAAGAGCGACGCCACGTACTGCGGGCGGGCCGGACTGGCGGGCGGGGGCACGATCTCGTTCGAGTCCTACAACCTGCCCGGCCGCTACCTGCGGCACTACAACTACGAGATGCGGCTGGACCTGTGGGCGTCCGGCTCGGTGTTCGCCGGCGACGCCTCCTACACCGTCACCTCGCCGCTGTCATGA